From [Clostridium] symbiosum, a single genomic window includes:
- a CDS encoding carbon-nitrogen hydrolase family protein, whose amino-acid sequence MRRSMKTKVLAGVLGAVMTASLLAGCGTQNQGGQQAQTEAATNAAETKAEETKAEDGKTDAGDTASQVKTEKNTASAEAKEGEVLLPNRKLNVSVIQMPMLDTAESLQYLSDTVDGLMYGTLRPELVVGVEDGLGFAPQRIDSDFIDYLGAIAKKYGIYFVPGTFREISDDLPEGETYNTCPVFGPDGELIDVYRKKAPYYPVESNTPSSSPDYCTFYIPEKDVTVGLQICYDQFFPEISRTLALEGAELILTPSYDPAEYDFIPDVIPRARALENECYYIWTNGVNGPCGNSTIVDPEGQVIYKCDSTEMTYTTTLDFARVTEKRLYGQDQHLNSLRKFNLQYPYAGRVAEAPVYEGWPELTLDRTEYDNRVSEIGMSTIPRELSPEMQAEQDKLMDEKMKSIQGSGK is encoded by the coding sequence ATGAGACGCAGCATGAAAACGAAAGTATTGGCAGGGGTATTAGGGGCAGTCATGACCGCTTCACTTTTGGCCGGATGCGGAACGCAGAACCAGGGCGGGCAGCAGGCGCAGACTGAAGCGGCCACAAACGCAGCAGAAACAAAAGCAGAGGAAACAAAAGCTGAGGACGGCAAAACGGACGCCGGAGATACGGCCTCCCAGGTGAAAACAGAGAAAAACACGGCGTCAGCGGAGGCGAAGGAGGGGGAAGTGCTTCTGCCGAACCGGAAACTGAACGTATCCGTCATCCAGATGCCGATGCTTGACACGGCGGAGAGCCTGCAGTATTTAAGCGACACGGTTGACGGCCTGATGTACGGAACCCTCCGTCCCGAACTTGTCGTGGGAGTGGAGGACGGTCTTGGTTTCGCTCCGCAGAGGATTGACAGTGATTTTATCGATTATCTGGGTGCAATCGCCAAAAAGTACGGTATTTACTTTGTACCAGGAACGTTCCGTGAGATTTCGGATGATCTTCCGGAAGGGGAAACGTATAACACCTGTCCGGTATTCGGGCCTGATGGAGAGTTAATTGATGTCTACAGAAAGAAAGCTCCATACTATCCGGTAGAGTCCAACACTCCAAGCAGCAGTCCTGATTACTGCACCTTCTATATACCGGAAAAAGACGTCACGGTTGGACTTCAGATCTGCTACGATCAGTTCTTCCCGGAGATTTCCCGTACGTTAGCCTTGGAAGGAGCTGAACTGATACTGACGCCGTCCTACGACCCGGCCGAATATGATTTCATCCCCGATGTCATTCCGAGGGCAAGGGCGCTGGAAAATGAGTGCTATTACATATGGACCAACGGCGTAAACGGGCCTTGCGGCAATTCCACCATTGTGGATCCGGAGGGACAGGTCATTTATAAATGTGACTCCACGGAAATGACATATACAACGACGCTTGACTTTGCAAGAGTTACCGAAAAACGTCTTTACGGACAGGATCAGCACCTGAATTCCCTGCGCAAATTCAACCTGCAGTATCCATATGCGGGCCGTGTTGCAGAGGCGCCCGTATACGAGGGCTGGCCGGAGCTGACTCTGGACAGGACAGAGTATGATAACCGTGTTTCAGAGATCGGCATGAGTACGATACCCAGGGAACTGAGTCCGGAAATGCAGGCGGAACAGGACAAACTGATGGATGAGAAGATGAAGAGCATCCAGGGAAGCGGAAAATAA
- a CDS encoding YjiH family protein: MSETAAVKSKGSATAKSGSNITKFLLLNAIGIFMFFISITINGTKSIPIDHIVTAIRSIPNFGPVYGGLIVVIGAVLPFVRGTWNKDTVTTVFSIFKVIGIGVVIMAIFGFGPARFHDPDMLPFVFNKVVVPVTSLVPIGAIFLAFLINYGLMEFIGVFMKPVMRPLWKTPGRSAIDAVASFVGSYSVGLLITNRVYKEGFYSQKEASIIATGFSTVSATFMVVVAKTLGLMDKWNLYFWSTLIITFLVTAITTRIYPLNKKSDLGYEGMEVVKEPVVEKGKLFSTALNEGLEACSQAPGFVEGLIKNFKDGINLALNIGPTLMSIGFLGLLLAEYTPLFDIMGYIFLPFTMILGFGPEAMMVAKGCAISLAEMFLPANIVAAGSPLAQGVIAIVCVAEILFFSASIPCILGTDIKLSVKDLVIIWAERVVLSLILATPVVMFLY, from the coding sequence ATGTCAGAAACGGCTGCAGTAAAATCAAAGGGCAGTGCGACGGCAAAGTCGGGCAGTAATATAACAAAATTTTTACTTTTAAACGCAATCGGTATTTTTATGTTCTTTATTTCCATCACCATAAATGGTACCAAATCCATCCCGATTGACCATATTGTTACGGCAATCAGAAGTATTCCGAATTTTGGGCCGGTGTACGGCGGGCTGATTGTTGTTATCGGAGCAGTTCTTCCATTCGTGAGAGGAACCTGGAACAAGGATACGGTGACAACGGTTTTCTCCATCTTCAAGGTAATTGGCATCGGCGTCGTCATCATGGCTATCTTTGGGTTTGGCCCCGCCAGATTCCATGATCCGGATATGCTTCCCTTTGTTTTCAACAAGGTGGTTGTGCCGGTAACCTCCCTTGTGCCGATCGGGGCCATTTTCCTGGCCTTCCTGATTAACTACGGGCTGATGGAGTTCATCGGAGTATTTATGAAGCCGGTCATGCGCCCGCTGTGGAAGACCCCGGGCCGTTCCGCAATCGATGCGGTTGCCTCCTTCGTGGGAAGCTATTCCGTAGGACTTCTGATTACCAACAGAGTATACAAAGAGGGATTTTATTCCCAGAAAGAAGCAAGTATCATCGCAACTGGATTTTCCACCGTATCGGCCACTTTCATGGTCGTTGTGGCTAAGACCCTGGGACTGATGGACAAATGGAACCTCTATTTCTGGTCCACCCTGATCATCACTTTCCTGGTAACCGCCATCACGACGAGAATCTATCCTCTGAACAAAAAGTCGGATCTGGGCTACGAGGGGATGGAAGTGGTAAAAGAGCCTGTCGTAGAAAAAGGCAAGCTTTTCTCCACCGCGCTGAACGAAGGCCTTGAGGCCTGCTCCCAGGCGCCGGGATTCGTGGAAGGCCTGATTAAGAATTTTAAGGACGGTATCAACCTTGCCTTAAATATCGGTCCGACCCTGATGTCCATCGGTTTCCTCGGCCTGCTTCTGGCAGAGTACACGCCGCTCTTTGATATCATGGGCTACATCTTCCTCCCATTCACAATGATTCTGGGCTTTGGCCCGGAGGCAATGATGGTAGCCAAGGGCTGCGCCATCAGCCTCGCCGAGATGTTCCTCCCGGCCAACATCGTGGCCGCAGGTTCCCCTCTGGCACAGGGCGTAATCGCAATTGTGTGTGTAGCCGAGATTTTATTCTTCTCCGCATCGATTCCATGTATTTTAGGGACGGACATCAAGCTCAGCGTTAAGGATCTTGTGATTATCTGGGCGGAGAGGGTGGTACTCTCATTGATATTGGCGACTCCGGTGGTGATGTTCCTGTATTAA
- a CDS encoding RtcB family protein, with amino-acid sequence MKTVKGRYNEAKVFTEVVEETALEQIKMLCDQEFSSGSRIRIMPDVHAGAGCTIGTTMTIRDKAVPNLVGVDIGCGMETIRIGNSHIELEKLDKLIYEKIPSGFNIRKEPHPYNEQIDLNELRCKMDGKINLDRAVRSLGTLGGGNHFIEVDRDTEGKLYLVVHSGSRHLGLEVAHFYQNEAYKALNGNSPADVDSLIKEYKAAGREKEIQKALKELKAQVTTTVPKALAYCEGKLLEDYIHDMTLVQRFAMLNRKAMMDEMIRGMNLKVEEQFTTIHNYIDTENMILRKGAVSAKAGEKLLIPINMRDGSLICVGKGNEDWNCSAPHGAGRLMSRTQAKKSYTVTEFKKEMEGIYTTSVNAETLDECPMAYKGMQDIVDNIGDTAGILSVIKPVYNFKAGEEG; translated from the coding sequence ATGAAAACAGTAAAAGGAAGATATAACGAGGCAAAAGTATTTACAGAGGTGGTGGAAGAAACTGCGCTGGAACAGATTAAGATGCTCTGCGATCAGGAATTTTCATCGGGGAGCCGGATCCGGATTATGCCCGACGTCCATGCGGGAGCCGGATGCACCATCGGAACCACGATGACAATCCGTGATAAGGCGGTCCCGAATCTGGTGGGAGTCGATATCGGCTGCGGTATGGAGACAATCCGCATTGGAAACTCCCATATTGAGCTTGAAAAGCTGGACAAACTGATCTACGAAAAGATTCCTTCCGGGTTTAATATCAGGAAAGAACCGCATCCGTATAATGAGCAGATTGATCTGAATGAACTCCGGTGCAAAATGGACGGGAAGATTAACCTGGATCGGGCGGTCCGTTCCCTTGGGACGCTGGGAGGCGGGAACCATTTTATTGAAGTGGATCGGGATACGGAGGGAAAACTCTACCTTGTCGTTCACTCCGGTTCCAGGCACCTGGGGCTGGAGGTCGCCCATTTTTACCAGAATGAAGCATACAAGGCGCTTAACGGTAATTCCCCGGCCGATGTGGATTCTCTGATTAAGGAGTACAAGGCGGCGGGGCGCGAGAAGGAAATCCAGAAGGCGCTGAAAGAACTGAAGGCGCAGGTGACGACCACGGTTCCAAAGGCCCTGGCCTACTGTGAGGGGAAGCTTCTTGAAGATTATATTCACGACATGACGCTGGTTCAGCGCTTTGCCATGCTGAACAGGAAAGCAATGATGGATGAGATGATCCGTGGAATGAATCTCAAAGTGGAAGAGCAGTTTACCACCATCCACAACTATATCGATACGGAAAACATGATCCTCAGGAAAGGGGCTGTCTCGGCGAAGGCGGGAGAAAAACTCCTGATCCCAATCAATATGAGGGACGGTTCCCTGATCTGCGTCGGTAAGGGCAATGAGGACTGGAACTGCTCCGCACCCCACGGCGCAGGCCGCCTGATGTCCAGAACCCAGGCGAAAAAGTCCTACACCGTCACGGAGTTTAAAAAAGAGATGGAGGGAATCTACACGACTTCGGTCAATGCAGAAACCCTGGATGAATGTCCGATGGCCTATAAGGGGATGCAGGATATCGTGGATAATATCGGCGACACCGCCGGGATTTTATCGGTGATTAAGCCGGTTTACAACTTTAAGGCGGGAGAAGAGGGATGA
- a CDS encoding MATE family efflux transporter, protein MQNKFTSKKAGSGISKEADLGHDNIGKLLLSLALPAILAQIINVLYNMVDRMYIGHIENIGPDALTGVGVTMPVIMCISAFAALVSMGGAPRASIMMGKGRNDQAEKILGNCTSMLLIISVALTALFLIFGRSILLMFGASEKTIVYAWAYMEIYACGTIFVQLALGLNAFINAQGYAKIGMMTVAIGAICNIILDPIFIFGMGMGVRGAAWATIISQAVSCIWILKFLTGKKSLLKIKLQNMKLDRSIIVTCISLGLAPFIMQFTESVLSVCFNTSLLKYGGDIAVGAMTILMSVMQFSMLPLQGLTQGAQPIISFNYGAGHIHRVKKAFHLLLRVSICYSTLLWAICMFAPRVFIAIFTSNADLTQFTVWAMRVYMAASLIFSIQIACQQTFIALGNAKTSVFLALLRKVLLLIPLIFILPQFFSNQVLAVFIAEPIADIIAVSTTALLFTREYKKLGKIDEAA, encoded by the coding sequence ATGCAGAATAAGTTCACATCAAAGAAAGCCGGTTCCGGCATTTCGAAGGAGGCCGATTTAGGCCATGACAACATCGGTAAACTTCTGCTGAGCCTGGCGCTTCCGGCTATCCTGGCTCAGATCATCAATGTTTTGTACAATATGGTAGACCGTATGTATATCGGACACATTGAAAATATTGGCCCAGACGCACTGACCGGCGTGGGAGTGACGATGCCGGTTATCATGTGTATCTCGGCTTTCGCGGCCCTGGTCAGCATGGGCGGAGCGCCCCGCGCTTCCATCATGATGGGCAAAGGTAGAAATGATCAGGCGGAAAAGATCCTCGGTAACTGTACCTCCATGCTCCTGATTATCTCGGTTGCGCTGACTGCGCTCTTCCTGATATTCGGGCGCTCCATCCTGCTGATGTTCGGCGCCAGTGAAAAGACCATTGTCTATGCCTGGGCCTATATGGAAATCTATGCCTGCGGCACCATTTTCGTCCAGCTGGCTCTTGGCCTGAATGCATTTATCAATGCGCAGGGCTATGCAAAAATCGGTATGATGACGGTCGCCATCGGAGCCATATGCAATATCATCCTGGACCCGATTTTCATTTTCGGTATGGGTATGGGCGTGCGCGGAGCCGCATGGGCCACTATCATTTCACAGGCCGTATCCTGTATCTGGATCCTTAAATTCCTGACCGGTAAAAAGAGCCTGCTGAAAATTAAGCTCCAGAATATGAAGCTGGACCGATCGATTATCGTGACCTGTATCTCTCTGGGCCTTGCCCCATTTATCATGCAGTTTACCGAAAGTGTCCTCTCCGTCTGCTTTAATACCAGCCTTTTGAAATACGGCGGAGACATTGCAGTCGGCGCCATGACAATCCTGATGAGCGTGATGCAGTTCTCCATGCTGCCTCTCCAGGGACTGACTCAGGGCGCGCAGCCGATTATCAGCTTCAACTACGGGGCGGGCCATATCCACCGTGTAAAAAAGGCGTTCCACCTGCTCCTGCGCGTTTCCATCTGCTACTCCACTCTTTTGTGGGCAATCTGCATGTTTGCGCCAAGAGTATTCATCGCCATCTTCACCAGCAATGCGGATTTAACGCAGTTTACCGTCTGGGCAATGCGGGTTTACATGGCCGCATCCCTGATTTTCAGTATTCAGATAGCATGCCAGCAGACCTTCATCGCCCTGGGTAATGCAAAGACCTCCGTCTTTCTCGCCCTGCTCAGAAAAGTTCTGCTCCTGATACCTCTTATCTTTATACTGCCGCAGTTCTTCAGTAACCAGGTGCTGGCCGTATTTATCGCGGAGCCGATTGCAGACATCATTGCGGTGAGCACAACAGCGCTCCTCTTTACCAGAGAATACAAAAAGCTGGGAAAGATTGATGAGGCCGCCTGA
- a CDS encoding MarR family winged helix-turn-helix transcriptional regulator codes for MLASPGRFFEKFQKIDKMYRRFYQYELAEYQFTPNEIAVILFLHNNSPELDTATDIVRCKGISKGLVARSVDSLFAKGYLETVREPSDRRIVHLKLSEKSRPITERISVKQKEMARNIERGISQEELRITSETLDKLLINTELLLKGRENHAE; via the coding sequence TTGCTGGCTTCACCCGGAAGATTTTTTGAAAAATTCCAGAAGATAGATAAGATGTACCGGAGGTTTTATCAGTATGAACTGGCAGAGTACCAGTTTACGCCGAATGAGATTGCCGTCATCTTATTTTTGCACAACAATTCCCCTGAATTAGATACGGCGACCGACATCGTCCGCTGCAAGGGAATCTCCAAGGGCCTGGTGGCCCGCTCCGTAGACTCGCTTTTTGCCAAGGGCTATCTGGAAACGGTCCGCGAGCCGTCCGATCGGCGCATTGTTCATCTGAAGCTCAGTGAAAAGAGTCGGCCGATCACAGAACGCATCTCCGTCAAACAGAAAGAAATGGCCCGGAATATCGAGCGCGGTATTTCTCAGGAGGAGCTTCGCATCACATCGGAAACTCTGGATAAACTTCTTATTAACACCGAATTACTATTAAAAGGGAGAGAGAATCATGCAGAATAA
- a CDS encoding spore coat protein CotS, whose product MNDRNTEVLEQYELEIKAFRRGRGAWVCETDKGLKLLREYKGTVKRLEFEEEVLHSLKAGGSCFVDQYIRNKEGELMSTAGDGSRYVVKDWFSDRECNIRDEEEIIGAVSQIARLHKTLRKIEAKEEWNLGSILAEPMTEEMERHNRELRRTRNFISSKRKKSDFELCVMGNFSMFYEQALEAREGLGKMVSETGAPEHYLCHGELNQHHILMGPGYTAVIEFNKMHLGVQVADLYHFIRKAMEKHGWNMKLGMRLLDSYDRVLKMDAKEREYLYYLFLYPEKYWKQLNFYYNANKAWIPSRNVEKLQNLEVQQKDRNEFLKRIR is encoded by the coding sequence GTGAATGACAGAAATACAGAAGTATTAGAGCAATATGAACTTGAAATTAAGGCGTTTCGCAGAGGCAGGGGTGCCTGGGTCTGCGAGACCGACAAAGGGCTGAAGCTGCTCCGTGAATATAAAGGGACGGTAAAACGCCTGGAGTTTGAGGAAGAAGTTCTCCATTCACTTAAGGCGGGTGGGAGCTGTTTTGTGGATCAGTATATCAGAAACAAAGAGGGTGAACTGATGTCGACGGCCGGAGACGGCAGCCGTTATGTGGTGAAGGACTGGTTTTCAGACCGTGAGTGCAACATCCGGGATGAGGAGGAGATTATAGGCGCCGTATCGCAGATTGCCCGTCTCCATAAGACCCTCAGAAAGATAGAGGCAAAGGAAGAGTGGAATCTGGGTTCCATTCTGGCCGAGCCGATGACGGAGGAAATGGAGCGCCACAACAGGGAACTGCGGCGCACCAGGAATTTTATCAGCTCCAAACGTAAAAAATCGGATTTTGAGCTTTGCGTGATGGGGAATTTCTCCATGTTTTATGAACAGGCCCTGGAGGCCCGCGAGGGACTGGGAAAGATGGTGAGCGAGACGGGAGCGCCGGAGCATTATCTGTGCCACGGTGAGTTGAACCAGCATCATATCCTGATGGGGCCCGGCTACACGGCGGTAATCGAATTTAATAAAATGCATCTGGGCGTCCAGGTGGCGGATCTCTATCATTTTATCAGAAAGGCCATGGAAAAACATGGATGGAATATGAAACTGGGGATGCGTCTTTTAGATTCCTACGACAGGGTTCTTAAGATGGATGCCAAGGAGAGGGAATATCTCTATTATCTGTTCCTTTATCCTGAAAAATACTGGAAACAGCTTAACTTCTATTATAATGCGAACAAGGCTTGGATTCCTTCAAGAAATGTGGAGAAGCTCCAGAACCTGGAGGTGCAGCAGAAGGACAGAAACGAATTCCTGAAGCGGATCCGGTAA
- a CDS encoding DUF5058 family protein codes for MTPHDEVLQVANSFPSWIINLSMVFLIFLQTLIFARISLRYRGQFNITGVEIRKAVKSGIITTIGPALSVFIVGLALITQIGAPLSLSRLSVVGNAVYETTAAEVAASTLGTSINSDTYSLSAFTCSVWVMNIGGALMILPHLLFLKPFSTMRQKVNQRGNLGKIIGICASLASFGYFALDYSIKDMKNFVAVGSAALSMWLLTCLGSRCKKTWLKEWAMALSILIAITAASII; via the coding sequence ATGACACCACATGATGAAGTTCTACAAGTAGCCAACAGCTTTCCCTCGTGGATTATCAACCTCTCTATGGTATTTCTGATATTTTTGCAGACTTTGATATTTGCCAGGATCAGTCTGCGCTACCGGGGCCAATTCAATATTACGGGGGTGGAGATTAGAAAGGCCGTCAAGTCCGGAATCATTACTACGATTGGACCGGCCTTATCTGTATTCATCGTCGGCCTTGCCCTGATTACCCAAATTGGCGCTCCCCTGTCCCTGTCCCGCCTCAGTGTGGTGGGTAATGCAGTCTATGAGACAACTGCTGCGGAAGTCGCCGCATCAACTCTGGGGACGAGCATCAATTCCGATACATACAGTCTGTCTGCCTTTACCTGCTCCGTCTGGGTTATGAATATCGGCGGCGCGCTGATGATTCTGCCTCATCTGCTGTTTCTGAAACCATTTTCCACGATGCGCCAGAAAGTGAATCAGCGGGGAAATCTGGGTAAGATAATCGGAATTTGCGCCTCTCTCGCCTCCTTTGGATACTTTGCTCTTGATTATTCTATCAAGGATATGAAAAATTTTGTGGCGGTCGGTTCTGCCGCCCTGTCCATGTGGCTGCTGACCTGTCTGGGAAGCCGCTGCAAAAAGACCTGGCTTAAGGAGTGGGCAATGGCGCTCTCCATCCTGATCGCCATTACCGCCGCAAGTATTATCTAA
- a CDS encoding amidohydrolase, with the protein MEITTESYKEIILKWFEENESKMTDLSDRIWEYAETLFQEFKSAALLESVFEQNGFTVTKGVAGIETAFVSEWSNGPGPVIALIGEYDALPGLGHKISDKKEPTGKAGHGCAHNLLGVGSLSTALCLKQAMTELHVTGTVKYFGCPAEEGGAAKVFMVRDHVFDGIDAIIRWHPQNISYVSVSPCLTHYSVKYIFHGKAAHAAVSPDAGRSALDAAILMDVAVNYLREHVSSDARIHSVISNGGTVPNIVPDYAEIWYGVRGQKKADADEIIERMKKIAYGMAMATETTVDIKVLSASSSTLPNKVLSKAALKNMHEIGAPVFTEEEKLFAKKLNEGISTADKAKSMVVHGVTDPKLAELDLHEGISDNLLENVKVSPYSTDSGDVSWMAPMCQLFIAAQTIGSPNHSWQQAVCAGMSIGHKGMIFAGKAMAMTAMDVLTHPEILAEAKKEFDETIRVYPYTCPLPQDVVPGET; encoded by the coding sequence ATGGAAATCACAACGGAGAGTTACAAAGAGATTATACTAAAATGGTTTGAAGAAAATGAAAGTAAAATGACGGACTTGAGCGACCGTATATGGGAATATGCGGAGACCCTGTTCCAGGAATTTAAATCCGCCGCTCTATTGGAAAGCGTGTTTGAGCAAAACGGATTCACGGTAACAAAAGGCGTGGCGGGCATCGAAACTGCATTTGTCAGCGAATGGTCCAACGGCCCCGGCCCGGTCATCGCTCTGATCGGCGAATACGACGCTTTGCCTGGTCTGGGCCACAAAATTTCTGATAAAAAGGAACCTACCGGAAAGGCCGGACACGGCTGCGCCCATAATCTGCTTGGCGTGGGCAGCCTGTCCACCGCCCTCTGCCTGAAACAGGCGATGACCGAATTGCATGTAACCGGTACGGTAAAATACTTCGGCTGCCCTGCGGAAGAAGGTGGTGCGGCAAAAGTATTCATGGTCCGTGACCATGTTTTCGATGGGATCGACGCAATTATCCGCTGGCATCCCCAGAATATTTCTTATGTAAGCGTGTCGCCGTGTCTGACGCATTATTCGGTTAAATACATTTTCCACGGCAAAGCCGCACATGCCGCAGTCTCCCCGGATGCCGGAAGAAGCGCCCTTGACGCCGCAATTCTGATGGATGTGGCTGTAAACTACCTGCGGGAGCACGTCTCATCGGATGCGCGCATTCATTCTGTTATATCAAACGGGGGAACCGTTCCAAATATTGTGCCCGATTATGCCGAAATCTGGTACGGCGTGCGTGGGCAAAAGAAGGCGGATGCAGATGAAATTATTGAGCGTATGAAAAAAATCGCGTACGGTATGGCAATGGCAACCGAGACGACCGTAGATATAAAGGTCCTCTCCGCCTCCTCCAGTACACTGCCCAACAAGGTTCTGTCGAAAGCGGCGCTTAAAAATATGCACGAAATCGGAGCGCCTGTTTTTACGGAGGAGGAAAAGCTCTTTGCCAAAAAACTGAACGAGGGAATCAGCACAGCCGACAAGGCAAAATCCATGGTAGTCCACGGAGTCACAGATCCAAAGCTGGCCGAACTCGACTTGCATGAGGGAATTTCCGACAACCTGCTTGAGAATGTCAAAGTATCCCCTTATTCCACCGACTCAGGGGATGTCAGTTGGATGGCTCCCATGTGCCAGCTGTTTATCGCAGCCCAAACCATTGGTTCACCAAACCATTCATGGCAGCAGGCGGTATGCGCCGGGATGAGCATTGGACATAAGGGCATGATTTTTGCCGGTAAAGCGATGGCAATGACGGCGATGGATGTTCTGACCCATCCCGAAATTTTAGCCGAGGCAAAGAAGGAATTCGACGAGACCATCCGCGTTTATCCATATACCTGTCCCCTTCCCCAGGATGTCGTTCCCGGAGAAACGTAA